aatacagttttaaaaaagtcaCTGATGTGAGTATCCAGCCGGAAAGGGATTATTACGAGCCCGAACTGGTGTCCTTAAAGGTGACACTAAACTCTGAACAGCCAAATCTCCccaaatcttttattttgaaataaaatcacaaatacTACGTAATCTACCCAACCAAAATAAGAAATTTAAGTCACAGCACACAGGGgacctgtgtgttgtgtgtgtttgtgtctttaattTCTTATTTGTCGCACTCATGCCAAACGTCAATTGCTTCAGATTGAAAGCACCTGTCCAccttaatcattttattttgaaattattttaaaagcagaggagaaagagtgtttttttttaaacatcctgACCTactttaatcttttttatttttttgtttctccaagTTTTTGGTTTGCTCTCATCGccatgtcaaaataaaagcgtaAAAGTCACCCAtgggttttattttcttaagaATTCACCTCCCAGGTGTCTTCAGTCTCCATCTTCAGTATCCATGCACTGTTCTAACGCGTTTACAGTCAACTGGTGTCAGACCCCTTCACTGCTCCTCTCCTACTGtagtttttccagctgctcggcaggacttttttttttctttccccccacATGTCGGGGATGTCTTAACTTTTGTGACAAGGAAGAATGAAACTACACGTGGTGGCTATTTCCGTGAGGTTAATGGGTTTACATTCCCAGTCATACAGAACAAATAGGCTACCATGCAacatggaggagggagaggcagggagagtgtgtgtgggggacaAAAAGGGGccatttatttatgaatgaaaCGAGCCACAAAGAGAAGTCATGCAAAAAAGAAAGGTGCACCACAATGTACCTGGTAGTTCACTCACGGTGGCCCCCTAAAGTTTTTTTGTCTCCCAGGATGCTTCACGGGTTTGGGATCGTCTAAATACCTCGCGCACCTGTCTCGAGAGTTTATGAGGGAGGGAAGGAAcaagtggaggaagagggggacAGGTGGAAAACACTTGCTGCagagtaaaataataataataataaaaaactcATGCGTGAGAGCAGGAAAGGCAGTGAGATATCAAAATgcgtttaaaaagaaaatcctgcaACTCAAAAGCGGAAGAAGTTTGTGCAATCGAGAAATCTCCGCTGCAAGGTGCGTTTGTCCCTAAATTTACAGCGTATTGACTTTCATTCATCGTCACTCTCAGCAgttttcacagatgtttttccAAGAGTTTTACAACAAGTCTGAATAAAAGTGgccccatttaaaaaaaaaaaaaagaaaagaaaagaaaagaaaagaaaagaaaaagaaaactccaGCACGCCGTCAGGTTATTTCACTCTTAAAACTGGGAGCAACAATTCCTGTTATGTCTCCGGCTCCCAGCTTTGCAACTTTAATTATAGTGGGAGGGAGGTCAAGTCATAAGCGGTTATTCGACCCTCCTTCTCCCTGTGTGGCATCGCGCCCCTTGTGcgctgttttaaaaaatactcgCCAAAATAGTGCTGGACTCCCCTGAAAGCACCATGTGCGACGGCCGGGAATCCCTTTCACCCCTTCGCTCGCAGCACCTGAGTTGTTTTTACCCCCCTATGCTCGCAGATATGTCGTGAATTTGTCACTTATCAGGGGGGGCGCGCTGTCAAAGGCCATTTCGGGGGCGCAATAACTTTCCCAGATGGATTTAGCCTGCCAACTTTGTGCATCTCTCAGCAGCGAGATGAATGGGCTGCGTGCCTGTTGCTTCCCCCAGAAATGCCTCTTACGCCTACTAATGAAGACtaattaaaacatgacaaacatcgACCTTTAGTGCATCCTAAACAGGGCTGCGAGCGTGATTTGGATTATGCAAATGTCAGCATTCTTTGACAACATTGGACATATttcttgatgtgtgtgtgtgtgtgtgtgtgtgtgtgtgtgtgagacacaacAGGTTTCTGCCCCccttgttttttggtttttaggATATAATCTGAATTATTGAATGGCTTGTTTGATACTTTGATATGTTTAATTAGAACACTTAAAGCCATGAATAAGCCCACAGTGCATTAATGTGTCCAATCCAGACTTCCAGAGTATCCctttatatttaaatcttttgtttatctgtACCAAAACTTAGGAATTAGCGTGATTGACATGTGGTTTACATGTTTACAGCCTCCTGTCTGAGTTTTCCCACAAaaatgcatgttgttgttttttgcttttttgtttttttgcctctcaGGATGGATCATGCAATGGAAATGCTCACCTTGATTTATTCCATTACCCCTTTTATTCAGTTATTCTTATTACCTGGCTTGATTTACAGGGCCCTGATCCGGGCTGTAGGATGCGCTGGATTGTGTTTAATTTACACTGGGGTTGGATTTGTTTGGATGGCATGCATAATGTGGCATCACCTGAGGTTTTACGCtgtcatatttattattgtCCTGCGGAAGGAAGAGGGGTGGAATCAACAGGAATGGCACACAAGGCTGAGCACGCTGACTGAACTGATAAATCCCACCGAGAGGGGAGGGGAACCGTTGTTTACACTGTTAAAGATGATGATTCTGTATGTGCAGCCTGTCCCCCCTGACATGTTTTGGTTGTATTTATTAGAtttttcttgttgcttttttttcttgttatttaaCCTAAAGCACTGAAGAAATGACCatgcagaaagaagaaaaaaaaacccaactggAATCAGAgctgttttaaatgaagaagaagaagaagaagaagaagaagaagaagaagaagaagaagaaggagaggaagaaggtgtGAACAGTTAATTTGAGCCCCGGACAGGGAAGGCAGGCGAGCAGCCTGAGACTGCCATTTGAATGGGATCTGAGAGGTAATTTGAGCTAAAATGGAGTCCACTTCTGAGCCACTCACTCAGCCCCCCCATGGCATCCACTGTAATTCATTATTCCTGGCCGGCACTGGGAGAGGCAATGAGCGAGGGCAGAGGACAGGAGTGGACCCAGCTCTGGTGTAATGAAGACTCAGTAGACCTAAacgacccacacacacacacactttccacacacacacacgcacgcctgcacacacacacacacacacacacacacacacacgatcttTCATTATATGTATCACAGAGAGCAGGACATTAATGCCACTGAAGACCTTTTGGCAGTGCAATAAGAGCGCGCAATGATTTTCCTCCACACTCAATCCATTTCATTGACCTTTTCTATCATGCATGTGACTCTGCCCGGCTCGCTGCAGTGTGAGATAAATATTCCTGGAATAATATCCCCGCCACACTTTaataaattatcttttttttggATCTGAATTTTTATGCTCATCAGAGGTTAGAGAAGGTCTGATCTTTAAATGCGATCTTCTAAAGTTtccctcttcctgtgcagcatTTGGAGATCCATCATACAGCCTTTGGTCAGTAAAtacccctgtgtgtgtgtgtgtgtgtgtgtgtgtgtgtgtgtgttttggagtcATGTTATCTCTAGTCCTCATCAGGCCCTGCTGCAAGACATTGCTGTCCCCTGTCCCTCCACTAGGGGTCCACAGATGTCATGGTAATAATGTCCAGACAAGCTGAGAGGATAAATACTGTCATCTGGTGGCAACAAAAGCAATCACTGTTGAGTCGACAGCACTGTGATCTCATATCACACTGCAGGTCTCTCTCTACATTAATGCCATTAGTGCCTCTTAATGCAAACAAGGCGTTCAAATAAGTTGTTGGCACTGAACTCCAGTAGAGGAGGACCCAACATGTGTCGAGATGTCTTGTTAAATGTGCGAGACAGGCAGAGACTTGTGTTAAAAGGGAGACAGGCAGATGTACTCAGAGCGCTCGACTTAAAGGTGTTAATAGCAGGGAGCATATATGATAAATATGGGACATTCAAGGTCATGTGTCATTTCATTTGACCCAGATTGTTCAAaatatgtctctctctttctttctctctttagaTAGAGCTAACGGTTCAATGTGTGGATTGGTGATCTGACGTTTTGTAAATGCACATGaacaccccccccaaaaaaaaaaaaattaaatgaacaatTCTGGTGTTGAGTATGAAGATGTTCCTCATACATCAATAATTAACATGCACTTGTGTTCAAATTCAGTTATCCCGTCGCATCGAGAAGagatctgaaaaacaaaatccagtGGGACAAAAACTGAATGATCCACCAAAAAGGTCACAAAGTTCATCATAATGACAAACTGAGCAAACTGGTTGGTGTCTTTGGAAACTTTGGGGTCTCTTCCAGAATTTAAAACACACCTCTGTGGATCTGAACGGTATTCTGCTGGAcgcggtgtgtgtttgtactcaCTGACCCACCGGCATCTGTTTGTTATCTTTAAGTGACTTTTTATATAGCAGGCAGGTGATATACAGCCTGTTATAAAATTTAAAGACTTGTTAAACGTTAACATCATTGTCTTCATGTTTTGTGGCAGTCGACCCGCTTCAGCAAATTAGAGGGGCTCGATAACAGACACAATCTAAACAACAAAAGGCGCTGCGAGGAGGAGGAATTGGGAAGAGACTAGCCTATATATGGCTCAAATCGATAGATCAGATAGGCCCGGGCCTGTCTCCTCGCCTTGAaggaaggacagagagggaaagaagagggagacgggagggggaggaggagagggaggggtgtTTTGGCAATAAGGAGGCACTCTAATGGAGTCTTTCAGTTTGCTGTGGCTGGAAATGAAAGGCGGTTGAAGCCAGGCCAATTATTCTGCCCGAAGAGGAGGAGActgaaaggaaagaggaagagggagaggtggCGTGTGGCGCTCAATCGTCccgatagatagatagatagatagatagatagatagatagatagatagatagatagatagatagatagatagatagatagatagatagaagggtggatggatggatgcatggatggaGATAGAGAGGCTCCCGGGACGAGGGGTTCATTCAGAATAGCCCACAGATATTGGCCCCACTCCCAGAAATTTCCCCCAGTGCAAAAGGTTAACTGTCAGTCCCCCGCTAGGTATAAATAGAAGTCTGCCCTCCAGAAAGGCGTGTTCAGAGAGAGGGGGtagacagaggagggggggggggggggaaggagggtgaggggggggTGCAGTTCCTCATGATCCCAATGACACacagggggtggaggaggagggggaggtggtggtttcaggggtttatttttttttggggagggggggtaatACAGGGAGGGGTCttacagagagaggggaagatgCAGCCGAAGACATTATAATGGCTCCGGAGACTGACAGAGAGCCCGGACAAAAGAGTGTCCTCATCTATTCAACTTGGCCGTGACAGCAGACACAACAAAACGCCATCGTCAGCACCCCCAGAAAGCTCCGGGTGCGATTGAGCCACGGCTGCATTTGACAACAtccaccccccccaaaaaaaatatatcagagGGTTATTGTCTTTTTGAAGCTGCTGAGACGTGTAATTAGGCTAGTGTCtggctgctttgtgtgtgtcggTATCAGGTTTATGTCACTGGAAAAAGAAgcgagaggaagaagaagtccTGACAGTGCCGTACACATCATCCATTTCCTGTAATAAACTCATTTCAAATCTCTTAATCCAGTCGCACAAGTGAGTGATGACCACACGCAGGTGTCCTTGGTcaggtgatttttttattttatttttttcacttaaatcCATGGTagcaaaaatgaaacacagctgaaatatcagacaaatacacagaaactCTGAAACATTGAAACAGAAGGTGCTTCACCAcctcaaaaaaataaagcttccTCTTCAGTTTAACACACCTGAATGTGGGCAGATTCAACCTGAAGTGACCCGCCCAcgaaaaaagtatttaaaaaaataagtcagGTTTCCTTCCGTAATGCTACTGaacaagatttttttgtttgtttttgtttgacacaATATATTTTCTTATGCTTGTCTCTCTGGTGAGAGTCATTGGTTTTGACTCTAAAAggcatgtaatctgacaaaaaaaaataaaaacaatcaaaaaaagatgttattgcttttttttttaagtatccACACTGCATATACTTACAACaagttatatatttttttttagccattgtcagaaataataataataaataaaggaaagaaTAATCGGCTCATGTATACTCTGATTGCACTTAATCCTCTAGACCCCCAAACGCTAACTAACATACCGTAGGTCTAGTATGGTAATAACACCTGTCTGATTACATAGGCAAGCCATTATACATACAAGCAATAATGTCATTATGTTTGTACAAATGATAAAACTAAATTGTTATAGTGACAAAAGCACTACATTCTATAATACACAGGCAATCACAGATTGCAAATCTTAAGTAATAATGTCCTGCCCTCTCCTACGACCGCTGTATGTTCCCAAACTATCAGCGCTAAGTTTGAGGGTACAATTGAAAAGTGGGAAATGTGTACAATCGCACGGTAACATGTTTGTCTCTGTAGGGAATCACAGGTCAGTTCTACAAGACATTTAACACCTGGTCACAAGGGGGAAAAATAATCACTGGATAGTGTTTTGACATGAACCACAAATGCTGGCAAAGGTTGTTGAGTGTGGTATACTCCCAGTACATTCTTTCCAAAACACGGTCCACCATGGTGGCCGTCCCTTTACTCATTTCAATCCAGAATAATGCTTTGAGGTCAgacttctctctcctccttacTAAACAatcctctgtctgtttatctgaaACAGCCCAAACAATGAACTGAAGGTCTAAAATGTGGTGTTGTGCTGACAGaaagcagtaaaacacaactgaattgttgcattttttgCTCCATATTTCTTAACGCTTGAAGTGTATCGCGTGTCATTACATACAAGCTAATACCAGCCGGACCGAATCGGTAAGTTGGCACTCGGGTACAcatttcctgtctctcctcattCCATCGactcctctgcagaaaatgtttcattgtcACTTCAAAACAATAGTTTTACTTTAATcgagaagattgataccactcatGTCTTCATGGTAAATGTGTAACTAGCGCCAGtggcagctagcttagcttttTAAGTTTGAATTAAATTAACAAGACATAAGGTTTAATCAGTGAGATTTAGAAATGCTGATGTTGAATAGAGGAGCCAGGCTAGCATTGTCAGCCTGTTTCTGGTCTGTGTGCCAGACAAAGCTTAACTGGTGCTGGCTATAGTTACATATTTAGCATAGCAAGTGCTGGCAACAGTTAGCTTTGACTTTAAattgaacaaacaaaatgttagtTAGCTAGTTTGCACCCTGTTTCCCATACTTTGTGGTACGCTAAGCTAACCAGCAGATTTACCAGAAGCAAATTAATGCTATTCGTGTCTCAATAGTGCACATGTGGCGAGCACCAGCAACAGTTATGTCTGCTTTTTAAGTTTGAAtttagctaagctaacagccTGCTGGCTTTAGCTAACAATACATGTACACTGTATACATTTTGGAGTGGTATCAATTTTCACTTTACAGAAATAGTTCAAACTTAAATGAGAAAACTGATCAAACTCTCAATTCTGGATGATAAATCTGAAGCTAACACCAGCATTGGTGAGCATAACTTTTTAAGTTTACATTAAAAGAACATGATATATGTATTAATGAGTGAGCATTAGAAAAGCTGGTAGGGGGCTTTGTCACCTTCAGCagagctaagctagctgttccaccttttttccagtctttgtgctaagctatgCGTACCAGCTGCTAGCTTTAGCCACATATTTACCATAAAAATATGAGAGTGATATCAAtgttctcatctaactctcagcaaggaaaccatttttcaaatatttccaccaaatgtcaaactattcctttcagaagctggaatccTCATTCAGTATCTACCACAAATTACATTTGGTTTGGGGTCATTCAGAagttacaaaataaatacttaatttGGTTTAACTGGGAACATACATCTCCCCTGTGCCTCGGCGGTGCCACTGAGGCCCGCTGAATACATTTCTCCGTGAGAGTGAAGACATATTCTGTTGCCCACTCatacaatatttcccttttaTGATCATATTAAATtaagactgtaaaaaaaaaaaaaaaaaaaaagacattagcACCTCCCCTCATGTCTCCTCTGCTAAGACCAGGATACAACCACGCTAaagcacacgcacgcactcTTCCACTCGATAAAATTCAGAAAGGTCCGTActtccagcaaaaaaaaaataaaaccagtcaacagttcacttcaaaaacaacaacaacaacatcaacaacaaaataaaggcaAACGGCATCCTCCCCGTCTAGTGTGAGGGAAGCCTTAATGCTAATGGAGtacaacagaggagggagggagaggtggcTGGCCACAGGGAGGTGCAGAGGACATGGCACGTTAGATGAGGGGCTTCTCTGACCCGCACTTTGTCATGAGAACAAAGGATGAAGTCGAAACAGTGAGTCTTTTTTCTCATAActtgtccatttttttttttttaacatcggCTGCCCTTTCCCCGGGTTTTTCAGTCCATGTGGGGTTTCTCGACACCAccctgaggaggagacagagaagaagctCGGTGTTAATGACATGTCAATCCATCAACGTGGCGCAGcaatagtaaaaaaaacagtattcataaatatgtatgcagaaataaaaagtaGCTTCTATATAGTGAGCTGGTGGTGGCTAAAGGTACTGAAGTAGATGTAATCCCACTCATTACTCATCAAATCCCCTCTATCACTCAAACTATTGTTCTATTCTGATGACTTCTAACAACTTCAGGTGACTCATTTTCAGGACATGAGTCACGGGTGAACACACCACTTGGACAAATCACACATTGAACTGCAGTAAAAACGGGCAATTTGTTTAGTTATGATTATAATAACATTTGGTTGGACCACAGTTTTTGCCTGTTGTAACCTAACATTCACCAGAGAAGccaactgctgccaactgtagtCCCTTTATGACTGTAGCccctgttagcttgttagcctaGTTAGCTATAAGAggtgtgtttgttatttcttcaaattctgttgataattgGAATTAAATTTAGAATGCTGaaactaaaatgattaaataatgcACCTTGGACAAATCACAGGTTTTATCTGTCCAAGACTGAGTAGTGACATCAATCTCTGTGTACCAACGTTACGGACAGATCAAGGTCCTGACGTTAACTTGGATTTCTCAAGACCCAGGTGACAGGTAATCAGAAGCTATTGGGTGCACCTGTGgtgttctccctcagctggctgcaatcagtcagctgggaggttaTATGAGGAGGTTACAGTTTCCCTGCTCAGTTTGTTTTGCGTCTTCAGGGAGTCAACACCATCAGTTGgctttctgtgttctgtctgacTGAAACTCTGAGTTGAGAGTTTGAGatccatttattttttccagtttcttcatattttcttcCCCCCGATCAATGACTCCCACTTCACCTTTGGTTTTTGGGTCCCATGTCTTTTGTTCGTCTATCTTTTTGACAGAATCAGTGGGTGGCTGTGTTTTATTCCAACCGCCACCTTTAGGATGGCGAGGGACCAGCTGGTATTGACCCTTTTgtgattttacagtgttttgttaGTTCCCCAACCTGCGACCACTCTCtccttcaggttttgttttctagGGAAATATAATGCCACTTTCAGATTTTCCACCAAACATGGCCCTGCCACCGCTTTGGGAACATTTCAGGACTACTTTAAGTTGCAATATATAAACAATGAGTTTAAAAAGCAACAGTAATTGCCAACATAATTTGAAGAAATAGAAGGTGACATCATGGCCTTGACACattgtgttgcagtgatatCTCGCTAAAAGTTTGCATAAAATTTTACTTgtggaaatgttttacattttgcacattcaGGTGTCACGATTCTATTTAAAGGAAGggaactttttttctttctgttcccTTTTTCCAAACAGAAACGGAACATTCTGTACCCCAAAGGGGAAGAAAGCACCACAAGCTCAGCAGGAGTGAAACCGCTCACTGCTTTTCTAATTTGGTTATTTTACccatcacaaaacatttttagatatATTCAGACATCAAAGTCTCAATAGTTTGTGTGCTGGACTGTGCAATCTTTTAAACGGGACATTTGGCTGCACCTTCAAATAAGCTGGTAGAATTATTAGCCATTCAGCTTTAAAGCAGATCTAATAAGTACAAGAGCTTCTATTCTGCATGGTTAGTGCTGCCAACCAGATTGTTCCACTGTAACCATCGTTAAtccttaataaaaaaaataaaaataaagcaagccaacaaaaaacaattttgagtaaaagaaaaaactcatGTTCCTCCTGATCCTTCTCATAAATGACTCACTGGAGCGAAAGAGcgaaaaacagagaacaaaaccaCGAGCGGAGACTTGTGCCAACATTCCTCAGGCCtcatcacaaacaaaaacaacaagcagcaaATGACCCTCTGGTCAGCCGAGTCCTGACTGGCTCTGTGTCTCGCCGCgactgtgaaaaacaacagccCTTAATCTGCTTTCACGCTTTCACTGAGTCAAACTGAGGGAGTGACGGGACTCGTACTTTACAGACAGAATGAGGTGAGGCTTCTGGGCAAAAGCTTAATGAAGACATCAAAGCTGACTTGACGTGATAATTatgagggaagggagggggcGGGCGTCCAGTGCACTTTGAACAACTTTAAAACCGCTTGACAACGTTATCGGCTGTTGTGCGTCAGCTGAATTACTGCAAATAAAGCATGTGTGGTGCAGAGGAGTCCTCTGAACTCATCATTTTTTCTGTTCCACAGTTTAGACAGCGTGCAGATAATGCAGATGTTTGGCGCTCCTGATTAATGTGTAGGGATATTAATCACACACaatctgaaatttaaaaaaaaaagctgaatcaTAATCATGCTAAGACTTTCAACTAAAAAAATGCAGTGGTTGCAACTTGTTTGGTGGCTCTttaaaaggagcagttcacccaaaagcCAAAAGTGAAGACGCCCAGATGTGTCTCATTTACAAATACCTTGCCTCGAGCTATAAAGCCTAAATTAATTGAAGTAATTTTCTGTGCTGCTCATGCAGGACATCACAATTTTGTACCACTTGGCTGCTAAAATGATGAGAAACATGATCCATTTTGtcaaacaacattaacaatgcagactgggagctcggagtaCCGGGAGAGTGCTGATGTTTACACTGCAAGCACAGGAGATTTGGACCGGGATGGGGCtatctggttagcatgctaatggcagatatctttgcaacacagcacataaaCATTATAAAGTCATATAAACTGGGATGCTTGTGGGATGCTtaagggagaagaagaaacttgTCAATTGACACGTTGGGCCAATTCATCTGTGTTTAAAACCTTTTCCTACTTGCTTTAACACAAGGTGaggtcctcttccacagagtcaACCATGTTGCGCTTGTATGTTTCAACAGAAACATGCCATGaacagacaaatcaaacactggcTCCAGAGAGGGCCTTTTGCGTTTCTGGCATTTTTCATGAGCTGACACCAGGGACGATGACACGAGGGATGCTGGCAAATCTGCCACCTCACTGCCAGATGCcacaaaagctttaaaaaagatttaaaatcaGCTGCATGTTTGACCCTGCAGTTATAGAAGCACATATTAGAAATGGTTGTGAACTTTACCATGGCGAGTTGCCGTCCGATGTTTCCCACAGTAACACCGCCTGAGAAGAATATGCAGGGGAGCCAGGAGCGTACATACAAGAAGTCTGGAGACGTGTAcctgaaagacagaaatcaTCTTATTTAATCATTCTTCATAATGTAGAGCAGGTTTGGTAATGCTGATCCTGGCCTGTGACCTCTAAATACGCAACAAGCCCCGGCAAAGCTAAATAAGATGTCGTAGAGAGTCATgccacagaaaaagaaacacagtcagGCAGGTCTCTGCGCGGGGAAAAACATACAAGACATGTCGAGcttgaaaacataattatctCCCCtcattcttctctctctgtttctatctTGTAAAGTCAGCTGCCTTTTGAGCCTCTTACCGTCAGCAACAGCCCTTTTTCTCCGCAGTGTATTTTTGATGATGTGCCACTGAAGCTGGTAGGAGGGCCTGCTAATTGGGCTCCGGGAGACAAGGGAGCTTCCCAAAATACAACTCAGTACCTGAAGCTCTATCTGTCACATCTTTCTTGATGGAATCACACAGGTGGGACGACTTCAAGGCACTCCATCTACTTCCTTCTTTAATTTAACACTCGAGCCAAGCTACATAGATCTTGCTGTGGAGTGTCAATAAAACACTCCTGATTAAGTGTGAACTTCCGTTCCACCTGTGCTTGAACACAGCGTGACGGCAGTAGATAAAACTTAGTGACAAACTTACTGGTAGACTCCGTTGTAgaccagcagctgtgtgaacacTGTAGCCAGGATGGCGGTGGTGATGCCCAAACCAAAGCCGCTCCTGGACCGGTCGAACGTCCACCACAGGCCCAAGGACAAGGCTGCCAGTGTTAGGGAGAGCTGCACTTGGTTGCAGTCTAGTTTCTGTGTTACCAGGCCGTCAAGGACAAAGTCAAACTGTATGACGCTAGCAAGATAGTAGCTCTTACTCAAATATTTGTGCGACATGCAAGTTCCATCACTTCTTAAGGGCAAAGCTGGACATTCTCATGCTTTAGATTCCATCCAAACTGAGAACAGCATGCTGAAAGAAATCTATACGTCGAGTCCCTCATGAAAGGATACAACACTGGCGTGGTTGATGCCGACGAACACGGCGATACACCTCATGACGCTGGCCCACTCCCTCTTGAACTTGTGGGGCTCTCCCAAATGGCTGTCGAGGCAGGGGTACAGCAGGCCGACAacagctgtgaagaaaaaaaaggaacaaacatACCCAGAGTTACACGAGATAAgcagaaactgtgtgaaacGCCAGCAGGCAAATCCTGTCACGGAGCTGCTGTGTGGGATTATTCTGTTTGCTGAACATTTGCTGAACGTGCGCTTCCATAATTAGTGACTCATTTAGACACATGCAACAAAAAGatgattcttttcattttgagcCCTAAACTTTCCTTTTATATTGTTCTATTGATggttctttatgttttatgtgaCTTTGGgctcctgttttcttttgagcTCTCTACTCTTTATTGTCACTAAAGCACAAAAGACCAAGAGAATGTCTGTAAATTGCTCTTTTGTGCAGGCACGtcagcagcaaatcttcacaaaTCAGGAGATGTAATTATTTGTGGTTCTGCATTGTTCTTGTATTTAACCTACTAACCTTTTAACCAGCTTTGCAAACTATTCAAATACTTGTTAAAACATTaatctgacaaaaatgtcaccagctgttcttctttgttttatagTAAGatgaactgaatatttttgggtcCTTGACAGAACAAGGAATTTATGGATGGACATGACAGACATTTGAATAACTTTCTAAACATTCTATAGGTTAGACAATTAATCAGTTAACTGAAGAAATACCTGATGGatt
This is a stretch of genomic DNA from Acanthopagrus latus isolate v.2019 chromosome 19, fAcaLat1.1, whole genome shotgun sequence. It encodes these proteins:
- the insig1 gene encoding insulin-induced gene 1 protein isoform X2; translated protein: MRCIAVFVGINHASVKLDCNQVQLSLTLAALSLGLWWTFDRSRSGFGLGITTAILATVFTQLLVYNGVYQYTSPDFLYVRSWLPCIFFSGGVTVGNIGRQLAMGGVEKPHMD
- the insig1 gene encoding insulin-induced gene 1 protein isoform X1, with the translated sequence MKRSGGFSLDQTLTTSGEQALKCQMPRLEDHCWSCSCASRVETKHSSGANWLASKAEEMMSIITSVLSNAYGSLHDVRTANLIRRGLVLFTVGAFLALVLNLLQVQRNVTLFPEEVMTTLFSSAWWIPPCCGTGAAVVGLLYPCLDSHLGEPHKFKREWASVMRCIAVFVGINHASVKLDCNQVQLSLTLAALSLGLWWTFDRSRSGFGLGITTAILATVFTQLLVYNGVYQYTSPDFLYVRSWLPCIFFSGGVTVGNIGRQLAMGGVEKPHMD